CGCCTAAGCCAGATTCTGATCAATCTTGGGGGAAATGCCGTAAAATTCACCGAAAAAGGGGGGACGGTATCCCTTAAGGTGGCCATCAAGGAGGACGGTGCGTCAACCTTCGTTTTACAATTTTCAGTTCAGGATACGGGCATCGGCATTTCGCCGGAACAACAGGAACATTTATTCCAGGCCTTTACCCAGGCGGACGGGTCGACAACCCGCCAATATGGCGGAACAGGTCTTGGCCTAGCGATCTCAAAGAAACTCGTTCAGCTGATGGATGGTCAGATCTGGCTCGATAGTACAGAGGGTATTGGGAGTACGTTTCACTTTACCGTCCGTCTTGGTCGGCAGCAAGACAATCCGGTCCAAACGAACCCATCTGATACAGCGACCGAAGGGACGGTGCGTCAGGCACTTGCAAAAATCAGGGGGAGCAGAATTCTTCTTGTTGAAGATAATGAAATCAATCAAGACGTGGCGGCGGGACTTTTAATCAGTCACAATATTATGGTTGAAATCGCAAATAATGGTCAGGACGCACTCACTATCTTGTCGGATCAAGAATTTGATGGTGTTCTGATGGATTGTCAGATGCCGGTAATGGATGGGTATGAGGCAACCAGGAAAATCCGTGAACAGGAAAAATTCAAAGGATTACCTATTATTGCCATGACCGCCAATGCTATGGTGGGAGACCGGAAAAAGGTGTTGGATGCAGGAATGAACGATTATATTGCCAAACCGATTGATCCAGACAAAATGTTTATCATTATGGCCAAGTGGATTGTAAAAAAAAACAAAGAGATAAAACTTTTTTAAAATTTGTACTGCTTATCTATAGGCCGTTATCGTATTAGGCCCAGAATCAGTTTCTGTTTAATTCATACAATATCTTTTCCGCAACCGTTAAGGCATCCCCGAGCTTATATTTATTAATTTGTTTGTTCAACTCTTCCACATCTGCCCTGAAAGTGTCCGGCCAGCCTAAAGCCTTGACCTTTTCCATGCCTTCTTTGCTGGGTTTGGGTTTTCGTTTTTTAAGATGGGGAACGATGTTTTCAATGGATTCAACCAATAGATGCTGTGGGGACAGTTCTGCAGAGGCCGGAGGGAAAATTTCCTCTTCGGTTTTGATGATTTGAAGCCCTTTCTGGACGACCTCCATTTCATGGGCAAAGTGTTCCAGGGAATCTTCAAACGGTTTGTTGGCTTTTAACATGCGTTCCACTTCCTGGCTTGCGCGTTGCAGCGCTTTGGCTCCCAAATTGCCGGCAACCCCTTTCACCGAGTGAGCCAGGCGTTGTGCGTCATCGGTTTGACCGTTGCCCATCAGGCTGCGGATATTATGGGCTGCATCGGTATAATCACGCCTGACCTTGAGAAGCAGTTCACGAAAGAGTTTCCGATTCCCTCCAATGCGCTGCAGCCCCTGATCAATATCAATTCCGGGCAATTCAGCCGGAAGATCGGATTTGGAATTCTCATGGTCCGGTTTTAAGCTTTTTGGGACACCAAAGCCTTCAGGGAGGACCCTTTCACCAGGTGGAATCCACCGGACCAGCGCGCTGAATAATTCCTTTGGATCAATGGGTTTTATGACATGGTCCTGCATGCCGGCGGCAAGGCTTTTTTCCCGGTCGCCTGCCATGGCATGCGCTGTCATGGCGACGATAGGTAAACTTTTGTTTGTTTTGAACGTTCGAATCCTTGTGGTGGCTTCAATGCCGTTCATCTTCGGCATCTGAATGTCCATCAGCACCAGATCGTAGTCCCTGTTTTCCACGGCCTTGACGGCATCCTCTCCATTATTTGTTACATCAATGAACAACCCGGCACCCTCCAAAATCTCTAATGCGATTTGTTGATTGATTTCATTATCTTCGGCCAAAAGAATACGTGCCCCTTGGATACCTTTAGCCATGGCAAGGTAGTCATCAAGGCGCTTTCGTCTGGTTATCACTTCACGGCCAAATGCCGTCATAATGGCATCGTAGAGGGAAGATTGGGTGACGGGCTTGGTCACAAATCCTCCCAAACCGATTTCCAGTGCCTGCTCCTGAACTTCCAGCCCGCCGTAGGCCGTGGCCATAATAATTTGGGGCATTGGCGTAAGGTTCGGAATGGCTTGTATTCGCCTGCTGGTCTCCAACCCGTCCATTCCCGGCATTTTCCAGTCCACCAGAACAATTTCGATCGGATCGGTCTTGACTGCTGCTTCAAGCCGGTTCAGCGCTGCACGGCCGCTTGCCGCGGTTTCAACTCTGAACCCTATGTTTTCGAGATAAGATTGGAAAATTTCCCTGGCGGTTTCATTGTCATCTATTACGAGCACCTTTTTTTGGTGCAAGTCATCGTTGGGCGTCACCTTTTTGCGGCAACCGCCATCAGAATTAACGTTCAGCCGCACTGTAAAATAAAATATGGAGCCCTTTCCATATTCGGACTCCACTCCGATACTCCCCCCCATTAATTCTGACAGGCGTTTGGAAATTGTGAGTCCCAGACCGGTGCCGCCGTATTTTCGGGAGAAAGAGCTGTCTGCCTGGGAAAAGGCCTGAAACAGTCTGCTTTGCTGTTCCTGGGTCATACCGATGCCTGTGTCCCGCACTGTAAATCGCAGGATGGCAAAATTGTCCACCTGTTCATCCAAGCTGCAACTTATCTCGATCTCACCCTGCTCGGTGAATTTAGAGGCATTGCCGGCCAGATTAACAAGGATTTGTTTTAACCGGAGAGGATCACCGATCAGGTTACGCGGCACTTCCGGCGATATGTGCATCAACAACTCCAGTCCCTTTTCAGATGTCTTGACCGCAGCCAGGTCTGCTGCGGCAGCCATGACATCATCAATATCGAACGCCATGGATTCGATATCCAGTTTACCGGCTTCGATCTTAGAAAAATCCAGAATATCGTTAATCAGGCCAAGCAGGGAATTTGAGGCACCCTCAATTTTATTGACATAGTCACGCTGTTTGGCGGTTAAATTCGTTCTTAAAGCCAGATGGCTCATGCCGATGATCGCATTCATGGGTGTACGAATCTCGTGACTCATGTTGGCCAGAAAATCACTTTTGGCCTGGCTTGCGGCCTCGGCTTTCTTGGCAGTGATGATGGCTTTTTCCGCTTCTATTTTGTTTGTAATGTCTTCCGACACCCCGAGTAGATAAACGGGCTGGTCGTTTTCATCGTAGATACCGATTTTACGGGTGTGCAGAATCCGCTGACCCAGATGTCTTGTCTCAATTGTTTCCTGGGGGATGTCCAGAGCTTTTTTACTGTCAAGCAGGTCTCTATCCTTGGTGGTAAACAAATCGGCCTGTTCGGCAGGAAAAAAATCGTGATCACTTTTACCCAGCAATTCCTCGCGGGGGGCGCCGAGCAATTTTTCACCGGCTTTGTTTAATCGGACAAATTTCAAGGTTTCGGCATCTTTGACAAAGAGCATTGAGGGAATCGCCTCAATGATTGAATTTAAAAAACGCTCTTGTCCGGCAAGTTCCGCTTCTATTTTCTTTTGTTCCTCAACGCGTTGCTCCAACTGAATACTTTTTTGATGCAGGGCGTTGGCCAGATTTTTGCGTTGGTAACTGATTACCATCAATACAGCGGATAGAATCAGTAAAATTGTCAAAACAATTGCCAGGGAGATGATCTCCCATTGGTACATTTCGAATACCGAGATTTCGCGGAACCGGACTTCAGCACCAGGCAGAAGTGCCTTCTCCTGAATTCCCCAACGTTTCAGTTCCCTGGAATCGTAATAGTACCCATAGGCAGATGCCGATCTGCCATCGGCTGTGTCTTGGGAATTATGACTGCGTATCATTGCATCTGCCGCAATTTGTCCAATCCGTTCCCCGGATATCATGTAACCGCCCAGAACCCCATGCCCCAGGAAAATGCTCCAGTTCGTAAATACAGGGGCATTTGCCGTTTCAGCGATGCGTTTTGCGACGTCAAAGGTGTTTTGCGCAGCCCCCTTTCCATCCTGGAAAATTAGCAGGTAGTAAATTACGCTGGATTCGGGAAGCATTTGGACGCGAGAAAGAAGGTCGTCCATGGAAAGATTGACGAGATAATCAACATTCAGGTTCGGTGCCTCTTCCATAAGTGCTGACTTGAAATCATTAAATCGGTTGGCACCACCGGGTGACAGGGTATCAACCACCACAAACAGTTTAAGGGGAGACGTCAGGCGCATCATTTCCCGGATTGATCCGCGATAATCGGATTGTACCGATACGTCCACATTCTCATTTTTCTTTTCGTTGGATTGACTTCCCCCGGGCGCAACTATTATCCGCTTGGCGCCCGGAAAAATTTTCGGATTGGATTTTAATGCACTTACAGCGGGTAGGCTCTCGGCAACAATAAAGTCTATTGGGCGGTCACGATATTTTGAATTGATGTAAGAAAAAAAGGCCTGGTTATTTTTACCGCCGGGAAATCTGGCAGCGTCGAGGAATTCAAAAAATAGCTTGAACGGCTTCCCTGTCAGTTCGTTTTTTAGACCCTGTTCAAATTCTTTCTGCCAGGGATGGTCTTTCTGCCAGGAACTGAGAATTAAAATATTCACCGGTTGCTGTACCCGTTGAGCTTCTGCGCGCGCCGTATTGAAGACATTGGGGAGTACAAGCACAACGGCGATACAGACGATCAACCGAAAACGTGCGAAAAACAAACAACGCTTTGCCAACATCGGCTTCAAAAGGGATACCTCTTAAGTTAAAATGTGGAGCGCGGCCTAATGCTAAAAGATGGTATTTTGATGAATGGATATTGTATCGAATGACTTTTTATCAAAACCAGAGTATTAAATACCATCCAGACTTTTTGCTAATGGATTAATTTCACACTACATAATCCAGCCTGAAAATTCAAGCGCATTACAAATTCAGTAAATTGAAAATTCAAAATAACAGCATTAAACCGGGCTTCTTGGAATTCTGAGTCCATCATCAATTTTTTTGTGGTTAGTCTTATATAATATTTTTATATGAACATAATATTGACTAACCCCGAAACAGTCATATTTTTTATGTAAATTCAGTACTGATTTGTACAGGCTGGATGAGACTTTGAATCTTAAATTGATAATTTATGCCGGTCGTGCCGGATAAAATATATAGGTGATAATATGAAAACAATTAAGGGTAGTGTCGAAGAGTATGACTATACAATTGATAACATAGGCTGGATGATCCAGATCAAACATAAAGGTGATGGTATCAAAAATTATCAGTGTAAACGCTGTGGTAAAATATCCACGAATAAAAACGAAATCTGTAAAGTGAAGGCCTGAATCGGTTCGCGAAGAAGACCAGGAACAAAGCATTGGTTCAAGAGTCTACAATGAATTGGTGCCTATGCGGTAGAAGGGGCATAAAGCCAGCGTTTTTCATAATCTTGTTGTTTAAGGTATCTTCGATCCAACCGTCCTGCAGGGGGTTGCCCCTGCAGGATTTTTTTGGGTACGCATTATACCGGTACGGTCAGCTTTTTTCTGCGGCCTTTTCCCGGATTCGAGGGACTGGGCTATCTCAATTATGCGCAGCAAGCCAAAGCCATTGCCGGCTGAAACATTTTCCCAAGCTTCACAATCGAACCCCTTGCCTTAAAAACGACACCCATAGCTGTTGATAAACCGAATCAGTCCATGATTGTTCCAACGAATGATGATGCTGTTGGCTGTTTCAACCAGATTCAGATATTGTTTTTCACTGCGCGCGATTAATTCAGCCGCCTCTTTTTCTTCCTTTTGCTTAATGCCTCATTTATTTGTTCGAGCTGTTTTTCTCGATAAAAAAAATCGTTGGTGTCATTCGTATGAGGGTTAAGCTCGGATTGAAACAATGCCTAAGTGTTGTTTTTGCCTTACAATGTGATTCTTTACAAATTATGTTTTATGGTTACCTTTCTATATAAACAGTACCAAGAAAGGAGACCGGCCATGCCTTTGGATATCGTAGAAAAATTTCAAATCAGCCGCCTGAGCATCCTTAACGAAAACGGTGATGTCGATACGGACCTTGACCCGGGGTTACCGGACCAGGTCTTGATTGACCTGTACGGTGCAATGACCCTTTCCAGAATGATGGACAACCGCCTTCTCAGTCTCCAACGCCAGGGCCGCCTGGGAACTTTGCCGGTATGTTTAGGACAGGAAGCGGCGTTTTGCCCGCCTGTGCTGGCCATACGGGATACGGACTGGTTTGTCGGGTCGTACAGGGAGATGGGGGCCAAGCTCATGCGCGGGGAACCGCTCATTAATTCCCTGCTTTTTTATAACGGTCATGAAGAGGGAAATGTCAATCCGGCCAATGATCGGACTTTGCCGGTTTCAATAATTTTAGCCTCCCAGCTTCCCCATGCCGTGGGGCTGGCGTACGGGTCTAAACTCAAGGGTGAAAAAGATACGGTCGCCCTGGCCATATTCGGAGATGGGTCGACTTCTGAAGGGGATTTTCACGAAGCCCTTAATTTCGCAAGTGTTTTAAATGCGCCGGTGGTCTTTTTATGCCAGAATAACCAGTTTGCCATTTCAACGCCTATGGAAATGCAGACCGGATCAGGCACCATTGCCCAAAAAGCCATTGCATACGGCATGCAGGGCATCCAGGTGGACGGTAATGATGCGCTGGCCGTTTATCAGTCAGTCAAAGAAGCCGTTGACCGGGCCAGGGCAGGGGAGGGTCCCAGTTTGATTGAGGCCGTTACATTCCGCATGGCCATGCACACCACGGCAGACGATCCCACCCGGTATAGATCTGATGATCTGGTTAAAAAATGGGAAAAAAAAGATCCCTTGATGCGGTTCAGGATCTACCTTGAACGTAAAGGACTCTGGGATGACAAGAAACAAAAAAAACTGGAAGCCGGCATTAAAGAAGATATCGATAAGGCGGTAAGCGAGTTTGAGACACCAAGGCAGATTAAAAACGATGCGCCTTTTGACTATGTATTCGGCACCCGGGCTGATCTGATAGAAGCCCAGCGCAAAAGGTTTCTTTTGGATCTGGAAAAGGAGGTGGGGCATGACTAAAATCAACATGGTTCAGGCATTGAACGACACACTTCACGATGTCATGGCCCATGATGACACGGTTCTGGTCATGGGAGAGGATGTCGGTATTAACGGCGGTGTGTTCAGGGTGACCGACGGGCTGTATGAAAAATACGGCCGTGAGCGGGTGATTGATTCCCCCATTGCCGAGGCGGGCATTTTAGGCGTTGCCATCGGCATGGCAATGGCGGGGTTGAAACCTGTAATCGAAATGCAGTTCTCCGGGTTTTCCTATGAAATGATGCATCAGCTGGAAGGCAATGCCTCTCGCATGCGCACCCGGTCACGGGGGCAGTTTACCGTCCCCCTTGTTGTTCGTATGCCTTACGGTGCCGGCGTAAGGGCCCTTGAACACCACTCTGAAAGCAAAGAAGTCTATTATGCACACACGGCCGGGGTAAAAGTGGTGATCCCCTCTTCCCCCTCCAATGCCGGTCCCCTGCTAAAGGCGGCCATTGAAGACCCGGACCCGGTTATCTTTATGGAACCTAAGCGGTCCTACAGGGCGTTCAAGGAGGCGATCGTTTCCAAAGATTATGCCATCAGCAAAGCCGACGTCGTTGAGTCGGGTGACGATATCACCATCATATCCTGGGGCGCCATGATGCGTGATACGCTCAAGGCCGTGGATGCCGTCCGGGAAGAAAGAGACTTTTCGCCCGAGGTGATCGACCTTCTGACGCTGTCTCCCATGGATGTGGAAACCATAACGACATCGGTGAAAAAAACCGGGCGGTGTGTGATCGTCCAGGAGGCCCAGCAGTCTTTCGGCCCGGCCAGTGAAATTATCGCCCTGATCAACGACCAGGCCCTGATGTATTTACAGGCACCTGTGAAACGGGTCACCATGTATGATGTGATTATGCCGCTTTTTGCCAGGGAATCCATGTACCTGCCGTCTAAACAGAAAATAATTCAGGCCATTAATGATACATTGGATTTTTAGGAGGTCTTTATGTTTGAATTCAAATTACCGGATCTTGGAGAGGGAATTCATGAAGGAGAACTGATCCAATGGCATGTGAACGTGGGAGATAAGGTCAATGAAGATGATCCCCTTTGCGAGATGGAAACCGATAAGGCTGCAGTTACCATTCCGTCTCCCCGGGCCGGTGTGATTGCCGAACTGAATGCCAGGCCTGGGGACACCGTCCAGGTGGGTCATGTGCTGGTGAGGATTGAGGAGGCCGGCAGCAGTTCGGTTGACCCTCAGGTAACCGAGAAATCGGTTGATCCCCAGGCATTAGAAAAAAGACAAGAGCCCGTGATCGCCGCACCTGCCACCCGCCGCAAGGCCCGGGAAAGGGGGATAGATATTGATTTAGTCACAGGCACCGGACCTGGCGGCCGCATTACGCCTGAAGATCTGGATGCTTTTGACGAGGGGGCGATTGACGAAAGGCCTGACCATGACCATCGGGAAACCGACAGGCCGCCTGGGATCGGTACTGACTCCCAAGCCGGGCAGGCAACCGGGGCCGGGGCGGATCTGCCCGGGCAGACTTCCATCCCGTTCCTTGAAGTACCGCACCTGCCGGTCGCCGAGCACGGCCCGGTAGAACGCATCCCCTTCCGGTCGTTAAGAAAAAAGACGGCAATAAAGACGGCTTCGGCAAGCATTCTTATCCCCCATGTTGCCCATATGGATGACATTGACGTGACCGGGATTGAGGCTGAGCGCAGTGAATATAATGCCCGGTACGAGGGACAAGTGAAGCTCACCCTCCTGGGATTTGTGATCAAGGCGGTGGTCAGCGCATTAAAGGACTGGCCCATGTTCAATGCCAGTGTCGATCTTGCTTCCAATGAAATTGTTCATAAGCTCTATTATCATATCGGGTTTGCAGCAGACACCCCCAGGGGGTTGGTGGTTCCTGTAATCCGCGACGCTGACCGCAAAAGTCTTGCTGCTATCGGCAACACGATTCGTGATCTGGCCCACAAGGCAAGGGAAGGAGAGATTACCATTGACGAGTTGAGCCGGGGAACCTTTACCATCACCAACGTGGGGGCCATCGGCGGCACACATGTCTTCCCCATCATCAATACACCGGAGTCCGCCATTTTGGGCCTGGGCCGGGTAGAGAAAAAACCTGTCGTCAGGGATGGGGCGATCGTAATCCGGGATATGCTGCCCGTGACCCTCTGTTTTGACCATCGGGTCGCAGACGGTGCCCAGGCTGCGGCGTTTGTAAATACCCTTCGAAGGCTGTTGGAGGACCGCACGGCATTCATGGTAAACACTTGACCAGGCCCGGCCTGTCAACATCCAAGCCTGGTCCAAAACGAACGTAGAGAGAAAGGAGGCGCGATATGGTTGTTGGGGAGATGATTCTTGAAACCGACATTCTGGTCATCGGCGCAGGCCCCGGCGGATATACTGCCGCCATCCATGCCGCAGATTTAGGTAAAGATGTGGTGCTGGTGGAAGCCCGTGAACGGCTCGGCGGCGTATGTCTGACCGAGGGGTGCATCCCGTCCAAAACCCTGATTCACGCCGTGGGACTGGCCCATGAAATGAACCAGGCGAAATCCATGGGACTGGTCCATGACGGCATTTCCTTTGACCGGGAAAAACTGCTTACCCATATCCAAAACACGGTTCAAACGCTGTCTTCCGGCGTCTCCTCACTGGTGGACAACCGTGATGTTGAGGTGGTTCACGGACACGCCCGTTTTAAGGATGAGCACACGGTCTATGTCGATGGTGCCAATACCATTGTGCATTTCAACCATGCCATTATTGCCTCGGGGTCTTCGATCAATGAACTGCCCAGAGACCTTGTGACACCCGATGGCCCCGGCACGGATTCTCCCCGGATCTGGACCTCCGCCGATGCACTGGCGCTGCCTGAAATACCCGAAAGCCTGCTGGTCATCGGCGGGGGATACATTGGTCTGGAAATCGGGCAGGCCTATGCCGGCCTGGGAAGCCGGGTAACATTGGTGGAATCAGGAAAAAGAATTGCCGCAGGTGCAGATCCGGATCTGATCCAAGTGGTTGTCCGGGAATGTGAAAAAACCTTTGAGGCCCTGATGACCGGATCTTCCGTGGAACGCATTGCGCAGGAGGGCAATGGATTCAACGTTACGATAAAGAGTTCGGAAAATAAGTCAATCCAGCATAATTTTTTCAGGATTCTTGCTGCAACAGGGCGGCATCCCAACACCAGGGATCTGGGCCTGGACACCATTGGCCTTGGGTTGGATGGCAACGGAACGATCATCACGGACGATCAATGCAGAACAACAATAGAGCACATCTTTGCCGTCGGCGATGCAGCCGTCGGGATACCCCTGGCCCATAACGCCTCCAGGCAGGGAAAAGTGGCTGTGGAGGTGATCTGCGGACAGCCTTCGGCCTTTGACAATGTGGCTGTACCTGCCGTTCTGTTTACCCGCCCCGAGATCGCCTGGACCGGACTTACCGAAACCGCAGCCAAGGAGAAAGGCATCGCCGTCAATGTGGGAAAATTTCCTTTAACCGCACTGGGTCGGGCGAGGGCCGCCAACAAGACACAAGGGTTTGTAAAAATTCTTGCCAAACCGGATACCGGCATCATTCTCGGTGTGGGGATTGCCGGGGCGCATGCATCGGATCTGATTGCCGAAGCCACCCTGGCCATTGAGATGGGCGCCACCCTGGAAGACCTGATGGTCACCATCCACCCCCATCCAACGTTTTCCGAATCCATTATGGAGGCCGCCGAAACGGCCGCATCGGGATCTGTACACATGATGAAAAAAGGCAAGGCCAAGTGAAAAGCAAAATTATGCCTTTTGCATTTGATGACGGCCTCATTGACCAGGCAAGCGGCAGAGCAACGCCTGTAGCACATATATACCCTTTTGGGTTCCCTGCCGTTGTGGCCGGCAGGGGAAGCAGTATCGAGAACGAAATTTATCTGGATAAGGTTCACATGGACCGGATCTCCATATACCGCCGCAAGGGCGGAGGATGCTCGGTATTTCTGGACCCGGGAAATGTTATTGTTTCCATTGCATTCCCGGCCAAGGGGTTTGGCGGCATACAGGCCTTATTCAATCTATCCTCTGACTGGATGATTCAAAAATTTGAAAGATCCGGGTTCACGGGCATCTACCAGGACGGGATTTCGGATATTGTGAAGGAAAACCGGAAAATCGGAGGATCGTGTTTTTACAGAGCCAAGGGAATTGCCTATTACTCTGCCGCCATCCTTGTCACCCCTGACCTTGATGCAATGGACAGATACCTTGCCCATCCGCCAAGGGAGCCGGTCTATCGCGGCAACCGCAGCCACAAAGCATTTGTGTCCGGTCTTGACCGCTGGTTTCCGGAACTTACTGCAGAAAAACTGTCACAGGATTTATTGGGTAGCCCTGAACCCTCCGTATTGAGTGTTGAGATGATGAGGTCGCTAAGTCGTGTCTGACCGATAACTACAACGGAATGTAGATGCTGCATATTTTTATCCTAACAGATGAGTGGAAACCCGTATTTACTCATT
This window of the uncultured Desulfobacter sp. genome carries:
- a CDS encoding ATP-binding protein: MEDISFQLKDIVDNMVQSLNLNAKEKDINLLIKIERDVPKTMVGDPHRLSQILINLGGNAVKFTEKGGTVSLKVAIKEDGASTFVLQFSVQDTGIGISPEQQEHLFQAFTQADGSTTRQYGGTGLGLAISKKLVQLMDGQIWLDSTEGIGSTFHFTVRLGRQQDNPVQTNPSDTATEGTVRQALAKIRGSRILLVEDNEINQDVAAGLLISHNIMVEIANNGQDALTILSDQEFDGVLMDCQMPVMDGYEATRKIREQEKFKGLPIIAMTANAMVGDRKKVLDAGMNDYIAKPIDPDKMFIIMAKWIVKKNKEIKLF
- the pdhA gene encoding pyruvate dehydrogenase (acetyl-transferring) E1 component subunit alpha, which produces MPLDIVEKFQISRLSILNENGDVDTDLDPGLPDQVLIDLYGAMTLSRMMDNRLLSLQRQGRLGTLPVCLGQEAAFCPPVLAIRDTDWFVGSYREMGAKLMRGEPLINSLLFYNGHEEGNVNPANDRTLPVSIILASQLPHAVGLAYGSKLKGEKDTVALAIFGDGSTSEGDFHEALNFASVLNAPVVFLCQNNQFAISTPMEMQTGSGTIAQKAIAYGMQGIQVDGNDALAVYQSVKEAVDRARAGEGPSLIEAVTFRMAMHTTADDPTRYRSDDLVKKWEKKDPLMRFRIYLERKGLWDDKKQKKLEAGIKEDIDKAVSEFETPRQIKNDAPFDYVFGTRADLIEAQRKRFLLDLEKEVGHD
- a CDS encoding dihydrolipoamide acetyltransferase family protein, whose product is MFEFKLPDLGEGIHEGELIQWHVNVGDKVNEDDPLCEMETDKAAVTIPSPRAGVIAELNARPGDTVQVGHVLVRIEEAGSSSVDPQVTEKSVDPQALEKRQEPVIAAPATRRKARERGIDIDLVTGTGPGGRITPEDLDAFDEGAIDERPDHDHRETDRPPGIGTDSQAGQATGAGADLPGQTSIPFLEVPHLPVAEHGPVERIPFRSLRKKTAIKTASASILIPHVAHMDDIDVTGIEAERSEYNARYEGQVKLTLLGFVIKAVVSALKDWPMFNASVDLASNEIVHKLYYHIGFAADTPRGLVVPVIRDADRKSLAAIGNTIRDLAHKAREGEITIDELSRGTFTITNVGAIGGTHVFPIINTPESAILGLGRVEKKPVVRDGAIVIRDMLPVTLCFDHRVADGAQAAAFVNTLRRLLEDRTAFMVNT
- a CDS encoding response regulator, encoding MFFARFRLIVCIAVVLVLPNVFNTARAEAQRVQQPVNILILSSWQKDHPWQKEFEQGLKNELTGKPFKLFFEFLDAARFPGGKNNQAFFSYINSKYRDRPIDFIVAESLPAVSALKSNPKIFPGAKRIIVAPGGSQSNEKKNENVDVSVQSDYRGSIREMMRLTSPLKLFVVVDTLSPGGANRFNDFKSALMEEAPNLNVDYLVNLSMDDLLSRVQMLPESSVIYYLLIFQDGKGAAQNTFDVAKRIAETANAPVFTNWSIFLGHGVLGGYMISGERIGQIAADAMIRSHNSQDTADGRSASAYGYYYDSRELKRWGIQEKALLPGAEVRFREISVFEMYQWEIISLAIVLTILLILSAVLMVISYQRKNLANALHQKSIQLEQRVEEQKKIEAELAGQERFLNSIIEAIPSMLFVKDAETLKFVRLNKAGEKLLGAPREELLGKSDHDFFPAEQADLFTTKDRDLLDSKKALDIPQETIETRHLGQRILHTRKIGIYDENDQPVYLLGVSEDITNKIEAEKAIITAKKAEAASQAKSDFLANMSHEIRTPMNAIIGMSHLALRTNLTAKQRDYVNKIEGASNSLLGLINDILDFSKIEAGKLDIESMAFDIDDVMAAAADLAAVKTSEKGLELLMHISPEVPRNLIGDPLRLKQILVNLAGNASKFTEQGEIEISCSLDEQVDNFAILRFTVRDTGIGMTQEQQSRLFQAFSQADSSFSRKYGGTGLGLTISKRLSELMGGSIGVESEYGKGSIFYFTVRLNVNSDGGCRKKVTPNDDLHQKKVLVIDDNETAREIFQSYLENIGFRVETAASGRAALNRLEAAVKTDPIEIVLVDWKMPGMDGLETSRRIQAIPNLTPMPQIIMATAYGGLEVQEQALEIGLGGFVTKPVTQSSLYDAIMTAFGREVITRRKRLDDYLAMAKGIQGARILLAEDNEINQQIALEILEGAGLFIDVTNNGEDAVKAVENRDYDLVLMDIQMPKMNGIEATTRIRTFKTNKSLPIVAMTAHAMAGDREKSLAAGMQDHVIKPIDPKELFSALVRWIPPGERVLPEGFGVPKSLKPDHENSKSDLPAELPGIDIDQGLQRIGGNRKLFRELLLKVRRDYTDAAHNIRSLMGNGQTDDAQRLAHSVKGVAGNLGAKALQRASQEVERMLKANKPFEDSLEHFAHEMEVVQKGLQIIKTEEEIFPPASAELSPQHLLVESIENIVPHLKKRKPKPSKEGMEKVKALGWPDTFRADVEELNKQINKYKLGDALTVAEKILYELNRN
- a CDS encoding alpha-ketoacid dehydrogenase subunit beta, whose protein sequence is MTKINMVQALNDTLHDVMAHDDTVLVMGEDVGINGGVFRVTDGLYEKYGRERVIDSPIAEAGILGVAIGMAMAGLKPVIEMQFSGFSYEMMHQLEGNASRMRTRSRGQFTVPLVVRMPYGAGVRALEHHSESKEVYYAHTAGVKVVIPSSPSNAGPLLKAAIEDPDPVIFMEPKRSYRAFKEAIVSKDYAISKADVVESGDDITIISWGAMMRDTLKAVDAVREERDFSPEVIDLLTLSPMDVETITTSVKKTGRCVIVQEAQQSFGPASEIIALINDQALMYLQAPVKRVTMYDVIMPLFARESMYLPSKQKIIQAINDTLDF
- the lpdA gene encoding dihydrolipoyl dehydrogenase, with the protein product MVVGEMILETDILVIGAGPGGYTAAIHAADLGKDVVLVEARERLGGVCLTEGCIPSKTLIHAVGLAHEMNQAKSMGLVHDGISFDREKLLTHIQNTVQTLSSGVSSLVDNRDVEVVHGHARFKDEHTVYVDGANTIVHFNHAIIASGSSINELPRDLVTPDGPGTDSPRIWTSADALALPEIPESLLVIGGGYIGLEIGQAYAGLGSRVTLVESGKRIAAGADPDLIQVVVRECEKTFEALMTGSSVERIAQEGNGFNVTIKSSENKSIQHNFFRILAATGRHPNTRDLGLDTIGLGLDGNGTIITDDQCRTTIEHIFAVGDAAVGIPLAHNASRQGKVAVEVICGQPSAFDNVAVPAVLFTRPEIAWTGLTETAAKEKGIAVNVGKFPLTALGRARAANKTQGFVKILAKPDTGIILGVGIAGAHASDLIAEATLAIEMGATLEDLMVTIHPHPTFSESIMEAAETAASGSVHMMKKGKAK